One region of Mangifera indica cultivar Alphonso chromosome 3, CATAS_Mindica_2.1, whole genome shotgun sequence genomic DNA includes:
- the LOC123212491 gene encoding glycerol kinase-like encodes MSKEEIFIGAIDQGTTSTRFIIYDQKARPIGSHQVEFTQFYPEAGWVEHDPVEILESVRVCMAKALDNATADGHNVDSGLKAIGLTNQRETTLVWSKSTGSPLHNAIVWMDARTTSVCRKLDKELSGGRTHFVETCGLPISTYFSAMKLIWLMENVDSVKQAIRSGDILFGTIDTWLIWNLTGGVNGGLHVTDVSNASRTMLMNLKTLDWDKQTLETLGIPAEILPKIISNSEVIGKISKGWPITGVTISGCLGDQHAAMLGQACRKGEAKSTYGTGAFILLNTGEEIVDSKHGLLSTLAYKLGPKAPTNYALEGSIAIAGAAVQWLRDSLGIINTASEIEGLASQVDSTGGVYFVPAFNGLFAPWWRDDARGIVIGITRFTGKAHIARAVLESMCFQVNDVLDSMQKDAMEKGEKAEFLLRVDGGATVNNLLMQIQADLLGSPVVRPADIETTALGAAYAAGLAVGVWNEEEVFASGERAKTCTTFKPALEEQVRKKKAESWYRAVERTFNLSDLSL; translated from the exons ATGTCAAAGGAGGAGATATTCATTGGTGCAATTGATCAAGGCACCACCAGTACGAGGTTCATCATCTATGATCAGAAGGCGCGTCCCATCGGGAGTCACCAGGTGGAGTTCACTCAGTTCTACCCAGAAGCCGG GTGGGTGGAGCATGATCCGGTTGAGATACTGGAGAGTGTAAGGGTGTGTATGGCAAAGGCGTTGGACAATGCGACTGCTGATGGACACAATGTGGACAGTGGATTGAAGGCGATTGGGTTGACCAATCAGAGAGAGACGACTCTTGTTTGGAGCAAATCCACTGGTTCTCCTCTCCATAATGCTATTGTTTGGATGGATGCTCGCACTACTTCTGTTTGCAG gaaattggaCAAAGAACTGAGTGGTGGAAGAACTCATTTTGTGGAGACATGTGGTTTGCCTATTAGCACATATTTCAGTGCAATGAAACTGATATGGTTGATGGAAAACGTAGATTCTGTTAAACAAGCTATAAGATCTGGGGATATTTTGTTTGGAACCATAGACACTTGGTTGATATGGAATTTAACTGGTGGTGTGAATGGTGGTTTGCATGTCACCGATGTCTCTAATGCATCAAGAACAATGCTCATGAATCTCAAAACTCTTGACTGGGATAAACAAACCTTAGAAACATTAGGAATCCCAGCTGAAATTTTACCCAAAATTATTAGTAACTCAGAGGTTATAGGCAAAATTAGTAAAGGATGGCCGATTACTGGTGTTACGATTTCAGGATGTCTTGGAGATCAACATGCGGCTATGTTGGGGCAAGCTTGCAGAAAAGGCGAGGCTAAAAGCACTTATGGAACTGGTGCTTTTATACTTCTTAATACTGGTGAAGAGATAGTAGATTCAAAACATGGTCTTTTAAGCACTCTAGCCTATAAGCTTGGTCCAAAAGCTCCAACTAATTATGCTCTAGAGGGGTCAATTGCAATAGCCGGTGCTGCAGTTCAGTGGCTCAGAGACAGTCTTGGCATAATTAACACTGCAAGTGAAATTGAAGGGTTGGCTTCTCAGGTTGACTCCACTGGTGGGGTTTATTTTGTGCCTGCTTTCAATGGTTTGTTTGCACCATGGTGGCGTGATGATGCTCGCGGGATTGTTATTGGGATTACAAGGTTCACAGGCAAGGCTCACATTGCTCGAGCTGTGCTGGAGAGCATGTGTTTTCAAGTGAATGATGTTTTGGATTCAATGCAGAAGGATGCAATGGAGAAGGGTGAGAAGGCAGAGTTCTTGCTCAGAGTTGATGGAGGTGCCACCGTTAATAACCTTTTGATGCAAATTCAG GCCGATTTGTTGGGAAGTCCGGTGGTGAGACCGGCAGACATAGAGACAACGGCTCTTGGAGCAGCGTATGCAGCTGGGTTAGCAGTTGGGGTGTGGAATGAGGAAGAAGTTTTTGCTTCAGGAGAAAGGGCAAAGACTTGTACCACTTTTAAGCCTGCCTTAGAGGAACAAGTTAGAAAGAAGAAGGCAGAATCTTGGTACAGAGCTGTTGAAAGAACTTTTAACTTGTCTGATCTCTCTCTTTGA
- the LOC123210999 gene encoding LOW QUALITY PROTEIN: VQ motif-containing protein 11-like (The sequence of the model RefSeq protein was modified relative to this genomic sequence to represent the inferred CDS: inserted 1 base in 1 codon), giving the protein MASTSNATNSSTATISQQPLPTYPSDAASPNTTFVQADPSTFRTIVQKLTGAPDDPSAQKLPVTHPLHNIGPKRPAFKLHERRQTAKKLEIKLNNNPNSNVYGNSELCYFKQRGNSFLVSPVSTLEFLPRVSPRSPREEVQARCSPRELCEEEEERXIAGKGFYLHPSPMSTPRETEPELLPLFPLSSPRSNDAYHPSN; this is encoded by the exons atggCTTCCACTTCCAACGCCACCAACTCCTCCACGGCTACCATCTCGCAGCAGCCACTGCCAACTTACCCCTCTGACGCAGCCTCCCCCAACACAACTTTCGTCCAAGCTGACCCCTCAACCTTCAGGACAATAGTTCAGAAACTAACCGGGGCACCCGACGACCCGTCCGCCCAAAAGCTCCCGGTAACGCACCCACTCCACAATATAGGACCAAAGCGACCTGCATTCAAGCTCCATGAGCGGAGACAAACCGCCAAAAAGCTCGAAATCAAACTCAACAATAACCCCAACAGTAACGTTTATGGCAACAGCGAACTCTGTTACTTCAAGCAACGTGGAAATTCTTTCCTCGTGTCTCCGGTTTCAACCCTGGAGTTTCTGCCGCGCGTGAGCCCGAGATCGCCGAGGGAGGAGGTGCAGGCGCGCTGCAGTCCGAGGGAGCTGTGTGAGGAAGAAGAGGAGA CCATTGCGGGGAAAGGGTTTTACTTGCATCCGAGTCCGATGAGTACGCCGAGAGAAACAGAGCCGGAGTTGCTTCCATTGTTCCCCTTGAGTTCTCCCAGAAGTAATGATGCTTATCATCcatcaaattaa
- the LOC123211175 gene encoding protein TSS-like translates to MAPRSGRGKSNKAKAEKKKNKEEKVVPSVLDITVITPYESQVILKGISTDKILDVKKLLAVNVETCHLTNYSLSHEVKGQRLNDRVEVVNLKPCLLKMVEEDYADEAQAVAHVRRLLDIVACTTRFSKSRNTRSPPSSESRSKKNGSRPHQPTSNTPAPSDDRNGLRPTLESDGASFTSPISSSWDMAAIRPTPKLSEFYDFFSFSHLSPPILHLKRCMRKDEEKRVGDYFEIQIKICNGKLIQVVASVKGFYTLGKQFFHSHSLVDLLQNLSRAFANAYESLMRAFVEHNKFGNLPYGFRGNTWLVPPSFSESLSNFTPLPVEDENWGGNGGGQGRDGEYDLRPWATEFAILAKLPCKTEEERVVRDRKAFLLHSQFVDVSIFKAVGEICRLIDSSLNDKTINWHPGAVLHEDRVGDLSITIIRDVADASLKSEVKINSNQSSGMSAEEIAKRNLLKGVAADESVVVHDTSSLGIVIVRHCGYTAIVKVVGDVKKEKFEAQDIEIEDQQDGGANALNINSLRFLLHKSFAAESPVSGQSPLCNLDDSEAFKSLVRTVIKESLTKLEGEPAASERSIRWELGSCWVQYLQKQETDLNSMRPGIDNEVEYAVKGLGKQFKFLKKRDNKPNRTNEEEENDTGPCRMNVENTVEQNSNGELNSEMELKKLISEEAFLRLKESGTGLHLKAMDELMKMAYKYYDEIALPELVTDFGSLGLSPVDGRTLTDFMHLKGLQMRSLGHLVELAEKLPHIQSLCIHEMVTRAFKHVLKAVVASVDNVADLSATIASSLNFLLGSCGMGDGQSLNEDHALKIHWLRQFLSKRFGWSLEDEFQHLRKISILRGLCHKIGLELVPRDYDMECPYPFKRDDIVSMVPVCKHVGCTSADGRTLLESSKIALDKGKVEDAVNYGTKALAKMIAVCGPYHRTTASAYSLLAVVLYHTGDFNQATIYQQKALDINERELGLDHPDTMKGYGDLSVFYYRLQNIELALKYVNRALYLLHFTCGLSHPNTAATYINVAMMEEGMGNVHVSLRYLHEALKCNQRLLGSDHIQTAASYHAIAIALSLMEAYSLSVQHEQTTLRILQTKLGPEDLRTQDAAAWLEYFESKALEQQEAARNGTPKPDASIASKGHLSVSDLLDYINPDQDSKANEGQRKHRRAKAVQNTEKNHEAHHDVIVRDALLHDGMKDAKTITESNVEEVIISKVNPEEPEENDDTTGYRTIISGQLVEETTSDEGWQEANPKGRSGNATGKKSSRRRPVLKKLNINNSEKSKHRERSNWQEITSPAQQITPRISTTELSPMKDSIKLQAKASSSKSFTSSASLTSMASKSLSYKEVAVAPPGTVLKPLLEKVEEVSDVKTETQVCSIEPETSKEETTNNISLADDVNDDSQTKETHESVTPPKTKAAEPEDVPCSSNHEKPVAMNGSKLSASAEPFNPGALSMIPPLNSVAGTGIYDVRVSQGMLAESAGPLVARVPCGPRSPLYYRTNHSHFMKRGFPKYHTPIMERNGSGSSRIMNPHAPEFVPSRGWQRNAGNTDSTALNESNSSNETSEAEDEKVDKISNNEVKDNTSKKSCSEAEKSELARQILLSFIVKSVQHNKDAPNQSAGDEKKVEHPANPSDAIAQDSAIIKILYRNEKGETNLASHSGDQEQPKTKDVNNNSGDGEGFIVVTKRRRNRQQFTNGVAGLYNQQSICTSVR, encoded by the exons ATGGCTCCAAGGTCTGGAAGAGGGAAGTCTAATAAAGCCAAGgctgagaagaagaagaacaaagagGAGAAAG TGGTGCCTAGTGTTCTTGATATAACAGTCATCACTCCATATGAATCACAAGTGATTCTCAAG GGCATCTCCACTGACAAGATACTTGATGTGAAAAAGCTCTTAGCTGTGAATGTAGAAACTTGCCACCTAACAAACTACTCTTTGTCTCATGAG GTCAAAGGCCAGAGATTGAATGACAGAGTAGAGGTGGTTAATCTGAAGCCATGCTTGCTAAAAATGGTTGAAG AGGACTACGCCGACGAAGCTCAGGCGGTGGCTCACGTGCGGAGACTCCTAGACATCGTAGCGTGCACCACCAGGTTCTCCAAGTCCAGAAACACCCGGTCCCCGCCATCATCAGAATCACGCTCCAAAAAGAATGGAAGTAGGCCGCACCAGCCTACATCAAATACGCCTGCGCCCTCTGATGACCGAAATGGGCTACGCCCCACGTTAGAATCCGATGGCGCGTCGTTTACGTCGCCTATCTCGTCGAGTTGGGACATGGCCGCCATTCGCCCGACGCCGAAACTCTCTGAGTTTTATgactttttctctttctctcaccTCTCCCCTCCTATCTTAC ATTTGAAGAGATGTATGCGTAAAGATGAAGAGAAGCGAGTTGGCGATTACTTTGAAATCCAG ATAAAGATCTGCAATGGAAAGTTAATACAAGTGGTGGCATCAGTAAAAGGTTTTTATACATTGGGGAAGCAGTTTTTTCACAGCCATTCCTTGGTTGATCTTCTACAAAATCTGAGCCGGGCTTTTGCTAAT GCATATGAGTCCTTAATGAGAGCTTTTGTTGAACACAACAAG TTTGGTAATCTTCCTTATGGATTTCGAGGAAATACATGGCTTGTCCCCCCATCTTTTTCTGAGTCTCTGTCAAACTTCACACCCCTGCCAGTAGAAGATGAGAATTGGGGTGGCAATGGTGGGGGGCAGGGAAGAGATGGAGAATATGATCTACGACCATGGGCAACAGAATTTGCTATATTAGCTAAGCTTCCTTGCAAAACTGAAGAAGAGAGGGTGGTCAGAGACCGGAAGGCCTTTTTGCTTCATAGCCAATTTGTTGATGTCTCAATTTTTAAAGCTGTGGGAGAAATATGCCGCCTCATTGATTccagtttaaatgataaaacaataaattggCATCCTGGTGCAGTGTTGCATGAGGATCGTGTGGGGGACTTGTCCATCACCATAATACGCGATGTTGCAGATGCAAGCTTGAAGTCTGAAGTAAAAATTAACAGCAATCAATCATCTGGCATGTCTGCTGAGGAAATTGCTAAAAGGAATTTACTTAAAGGGGTTGCTGCAGATGAGAGTGTAGTTGTTCAT GATACTTCCTCATTGGGCATCGTTATTGTAAGGCATTGTGGATACACTGCCATAGTAAAAGTTGTTGGTGATGTGAAGAAGGAAAAGTTTGAAGCACAAGATATTGAAATTGAAGATCAACAAGATGGAGGGGCTAATGCTCTCAATATAAACAG CTTAAGGTTTCTACTCCACAAGTCTTTTGCTGCTGAATCACCTGTATCTGGCCAGTCACCCCTGTGCAATTTGGATGATTCAGAAGCTTTTAAAAGTCTTGTTCGAACAGTAATTAAAGAAAGTTTGACCAAGTTAGAGGGGGAGCCAGCTGCTTCTGAAAGATCTATCAGATGGGAACTTGGTTCTTGTTGGGTACAATATTTACAAAAACAGGAAACAGATTTGAATTCTATGAGACCTGGGATCGATAATGAGGTTGAATATGCAGTCAAAGGTCTtggaaaacaatttaaatttttgaaaaagagagataatAAGCCTAATAGAACaaatgaggaagaagaaaatgatactgGACCATGCAGAATGAATGTGGAAAATACTGTTGAACAGAACAGCAATGGAGAGCTCAATAGCGAGATGGAACTGAAGAAACTAATTTCTGAAGAAGCCTTCTTGCGTTTGAAAGAATCAGGAACCGGTCTCCATTTAAAG GCAATGGACGAGCTTATGAAAATGGCATACAAATATTATGATGAAATTGCTTTACCAGAGCTG gtaaCAGATTTTGGATCACTTGGACTTTCTCCTGTTGATGGCCGCACACTGACTGACTTTATGCATTTGAAGGGACTACAAATGCGCTCTTTAGGTCATTTG GTTGAACTTGCTGAGAAGCTCCCTCACATCCAATCACTTTGTATTCATGAGATGGTTACTCGAGCTTTCAAGCATGTACTTAAAGCAGTAGTTGCATCGGTTGACAATGTAGCAGACCTTTCTGCCACTATAGCTTCGTCCCTGAATTTCTTACTTGGCAGCTGTGGAATGGGAGATGGTCAAAGCTTGAATGAAGACCATGCTCTCAAAATTCACTGGTTACGACAATTTCTTAGCAAAAGATTTGGTTGGTCTCTAGAGGATGAATTTCAGCATCTGAGAAAGATTTCAATTCTCCGTGGGCTTTGCCATAAg ATTGGGTTGGAGTTGGTTCCAAGAGATTATGATATGGAATGCCCATACCCCTTCAAGAGAGATGATATTGTCAGCATGGTTCCTGTATGCAAG CATGTGGGATGCACTTCAGCAGATGGAAGGACTTTATTAGAGTCATCCAAAATAGCCCTTGATAAAGGAAAAGTGGAGGACGCTGTCAATTATGGTACAAAG GCATTAGCAAAGATGATTGCTGTATGTGGTCCATACCATCGTACTACTGCAAGTGCTTACAGTCTTCTCGCTGTGGTTCTCTATCATACTGGAGATTTCAATCAG GCAACCATATATCAGCAGAAGGCTTTGGATATTAATGAGAGGGAGCTTGGTCTTGACCATCCAGATACAATGAAAGGCTACGGGGATCTTTCTGTATTTTATTATCGTCTTCAAAACATTGAGTTGGCTCTGAA ATATGTAAATCGTGCTTTGTACCTTTTGCATTTTACTTGCGGACTTTCACATCCCAACACTGCTGCAACATACATAAATGTGGCTATGATGGAAGAGGGCATGGGGAATGTTCATGTTTCTCTTAGATACCTGCACGAAGCTCTTAAATGCAACCAAAGACTATTGGGATCAGATCATATAcag ACAGCTGCAAGCTATCATGCTATAGCCATAGCTCTTTCACTGATGGAAGCATATTCATTGAGTGTGCAACATGAGCAAACTACACTTAGGATACTACAAACAAAACTAGGACCAGAGGACCTGCGCACTCAG gATGCTGCTGCATGGCTAGAATATTTTGAATCGAAAGCTCTAGAGCAGCAAGAAGCAGCACGAAATGGAACTCCAAAGCCAGATGCATCCATTGCAAGTAAAGGTCACCTGAG TGTATCAGATCTCCTGGATTACATAAATCCTGATCAAGATTCTAAAGCAAATGAAGGCCAGAGGAAACACCGACGTGCCAAG gCTGTGCAAAATACTGAGAAGAACCATGAGGCCCATCATGATGTGATAGTTAGAGATGCCCTGCTTCATGATGGAATGAAAGATGCTAAGACTATAACAGAAAGCAATGTAGAGGAAGTAATAATAAGCAAGGTTAATCCTGAAGAGCCAGAAGAGAATGATGATACTACTGGATATAGAACAATAATCTCTGGTCAACTTGTTGAAGAAACAACTTCAGATGAAGGGTGGCAAGAGGCCAATCCAAAAGGGAGGTCAGGAAATGCTACTGGTAAGAAATCAAGCAGGAGGCGACCAGTTCTTAAGAAGCTAAACATAAACAATTctgaaaaatcaaaacatagAGAAAGAAGCAATTGGCAAGAAATTACATCCCCAGCACAGCAAATAACTCCAAGGATCAGTACAACTGAGTTGTCACCAATGAAGGATTCAATTAAACTGCAGGCAAAAGCTTCTAGTTCCAAAAGTTTTACCAGTTCGGCAAGTCTGACTTCAATGGCTTCCAAGTCATTATCTTACAAGGAAGTAGCCGTTGCACCACCAGGTACAGTTCTAAAGCCATTACTGGAGAAAGTTGAAGAAGTAAGTGACGTAAAAACTGAAACACAGGTGTGCAGTATTGAACCTGAGACATCAAAAGAGGAGACAACTAATAATATCTCTTTAGCTGACGATGTAAATGATGATAGTCAAACAAAAGAAACTCATGAAAGTGTAACTCCACCGAAAACTAAAGCTGCAGAACCTGAGGATGTTCCTTGTTCATCTAACCATGAAAAGCCGGTAGCAATGAATGGGAGTAAGCTTTCTGCATCAGCTGAACCATTCAATCCGGGAGCTCTCTCTATGATTCCCCCACTAAACTCAGTAGCTGGCACAGGTATATATGATGTAAGAGTTAGTCAAGGCATGCTTGCAGAGTCAGCTGGGCCTCTTGTGGCCAGAGTTCCTTGTGGGCCTAGATCACCTCTCTACTATAGAACCAATCATTCTCACTTCATGAAGCGTGGCTTTCCAAAATATCACACTCCCATAATGGAAAGAAATGGGTCTGGGTCTTCAAGAATCATGAATCCGCATGCACCTGAATTCGTACCGAGTAGAGGTTGGCAAAGGAATGCTGGAAACACAGATTCAACTGCCTTGAATGAGTCAAACTCTTCAAATGAAACGAGTGAGGCAGAAGATGAGAAAGTTGATAAAATATCCAACAATGAAGTTAAGGATAATACTTCAAAAAAGAGCTGCTCAGAAGCTGAGAAGTCAGAGCTGGCAAGGCAGATACTGCTTAGTTTCATCGTGAAGTCAGTCCAGCATAATAAAGATGCTCCAAATCAGTCTGCAGGTGATGAGAAGAAGGTTGAGCATCCGGCAAATCCTTCAGATGCTATTGCACAGGACAGTGCGATTATAAAAATTCTTTATAGGAACGAGAAAGGCGAGACAAACTTAGCCTCTCATTCTGGTGATCAAGAACAACCGAAAACAAAAGATGTAAACAATAATAGTGGGGATGGTGAAGGATTTATAGTAGTCACAAAGCGGCGAAGAAACCGACAGCAGTTCACTAATGGGGTAGCTGGATTGTACAATCAGCAATCAATCTGCACTTCAGTTCGTTAA